A stretch of Planctomycetaceae bacterium DNA encodes these proteins:
- a CDS encoding aspartate aminotransferase family protein: protein MTQVAPSKSQPTIDLFDQYVIPNYRRYPIALVRGEGSSVWDADGNRYLDLFPGWGCNILGYSPPAVVKAIQDQAAQLIHIPNTWYIEQQGRFAEFLCRRSFGKAFFCNSGAEANEAAIKLARLHGSGEGRFRIITFEHGFHGRTFGALTATAQPKYHEGLGPMMAGFRYARMNDLEGVRNLVDNETCAIMIEPIQGEGGVRIPEPGFLQSLRDLCDEKGLLLIFDEVQTGMGRTGTWFGYQQSGVQPDVLTMAKGLAGGVACGAMICKDEIAGDLRPGMHASTFGGNSLAMAAGIATGETIEREGILDHVTDMAEKVRNRLEAAKATLPIIQEIRVCGMMIGIELSIPATPAVAMCMERGVLINATQNTVVRLLPALNVTESDLMEGLETVLSVIQEMAEEA, encoded by the coding sequence ATGACCCAAGTCGCTCCATCCAAAAGTCAGCCTACGATTGATCTCTTCGACCAGTACGTCATCCCGAATTACAGACGTTACCCAATTGCTCTGGTGCGAGGTGAAGGTTCCAGCGTCTGGGATGCAGATGGCAATCGTTATCTGGATCTTTTCCCCGGCTGGGGTTGCAACATCCTGGGTTATTCACCTCCTGCTGTTGTCAAGGCAATTCAGGACCAGGCTGCCCAGCTGATCCACATCCCCAATACCTGGTACATCGAGCAACAGGGGCGATTTGCAGAATTCCTCTGTCGACGAAGTTTTGGCAAGGCCTTCTTTTGCAACAGCGGTGCGGAAGCAAACGAAGCGGCAATCAAACTGGCTCGACTTCACGGTTCTGGTGAAGGGCGATTCCGAATCATCACATTTGAACACGGGTTTCATGGACGAACCTTTGGAGCACTGACAGCAACCGCACAGCCAAAGTATCACGAAGGCCTCGGCCCGATGATGGCCGGTTTTCGTTATGCCAGAATGAATGATCTGGAAGGCGTCAGGAATCTCGTCGACAACGAAACCTGTGCCATCATGATCGAACCCATACAGGGCGAAGGCGGAGTTCGAATTCCCGAGCCAGGGTTTCTCCAGTCGTTGCGGGACCTTTGTGACGAAAAAGGGCTGTTGCTGATCTTTGACGAAGTACAAACTGGTATGGGACGTACCGGTACCTGGTTTGGATACCAACAGTCCGGCGTACAGCCTGATGTACTCACCATGGCCAAAGGACTGGCTGGAGGTGTCGCCTGCGGTGCAATGATTTGCAAAGATGAGATTGCTGGCGACCTCAGACCCGGCATGCATGCAAGTACATTCGGAGGTAATTCTCTGGCAATGGCTGCCGGAATTGCGACCGGTGAAACAATTGAACGGGAGGGTATCCTGGATCATGTCACTGACATGGCCGAAAAGGTCCGAAACCGACTCGAAGCTGCCAAAGCAACGCTGCCGATCATTCAGGAAATTCGAGTTTGTGGCATGATGATCGGTATTGAGCTGTCGATTCCGGCGACACCTGCCGTTGCCATGTGTATGGAACGTGGAGTCCTGATCAATGCGACTCAAAATACGGTTGTGCGTCTTCTGCCAGCTCTGAATGTTACCGAATCGGATCTGATGGAAGGCCTTGAAACCGTATTGAGCGTGATTCAGGAAATGGCCGAAGAGGCCTGA
- the cobA gene encoding uroporphyrinogen-III C-methyltransferase codes for MSSSTDVARVYLVGAGPGDPGLISLRAVECLRIADLVLYDGLVNPLLLRHTNAVCERTARTRRDGSGIVPQEEVNQRLVCEAQAGRTVVRLKGGDPCIFGRGSEEADALEAAGIPFEIVPGITAATAAAEYAGFSFTHRRISSAVAFITGHEDPTRSDSRLDFDAISRFPGTLVFYMGLSRLPEICRQLITSGMPADTAAAIVCQASLPSQRVATGTLSTLPEVATAAGLKPPSLIVVGECVTQRERHSWFELLPLFGQSIAITRPVQQAGDIVDQVVRLGGEPVLMPMIEIKPVDDSTSREIARRLQSLLDVDWLIFTSVNGVGEFFRHLWMSGKDSRAIGHCSVAAIGTSTAEALAERGIRADIVPQTFRAEALADALAPVVGGKKVLWVRANRGRDILPTALKQAGASVEDLVVYQNNDCQAMSPDISQRLRDGTLNWIALSSPSIAKQFLRMLQEAGMNANQLRAKIATISPVTTAAVQSAGMNVAVEAGTHTWAGMIRSICEYQREE; via the coding sequence ATGTCGTCGTCCACCGACGTTGCACGTGTCTATCTGGTCGGTGCTGGCCCTGGTGACCCCGGCCTGATTTCCCTGCGCGCTGTGGAATGCCTTCGGATTGCCGATCTGGTGCTGTACGACGGGCTCGTCAATCCGTTACTGCTGCGGCACACCAATGCCGTCTGTGAACGTACCGCCAGAACGCGCAGGGACGGTTCCGGAATTGTCCCTCAGGAAGAAGTCAACCAGCGTCTGGTGTGTGAAGCACAGGCTGGCAGGACTGTTGTTCGGCTTAAGGGCGGCGACCCATGCATTTTCGGGCGAGGAAGCGAAGAAGCGGATGCACTGGAAGCGGCTGGCATCCCGTTTGAAATCGTTCCCGGTATCACCGCCGCCACTGCAGCCGCAGAATACGCCGGATTTTCCTTTACTCATCGCCGGATTTCTTCGGCAGTTGCTTTCATCACCGGTCACGAAGATCCAACCCGGTCAGACAGCCGCCTGGATTTTGACGCCATCAGCCGTTTCCCGGGGACACTTGTTTTTTACATGGGTCTGAGTCGACTACCCGAGATCTGTCGTCAGCTGATCACATCCGGCATGCCTGCCGACACAGCAGCGGCCATCGTCTGTCAGGCGTCCCTGCCCTCGCAGCGAGTCGCGACCGGAACGCTCAGCACGCTGCCTGAAGTGGCAACAGCAGCCGGACTTAAACCTCCTTCTCTGATTGTCGTTGGCGAATGCGTGACTCAGCGCGAACGTCATTCATGGTTTGAGCTGCTGCCGTTGTTTGGTCAAAGCATCGCGATAACTCGACCCGTGCAACAGGCTGGCGACATCGTGGACCAGGTGGTGCGGCTGGGGGGAGAGCCTGTCCTGATGCCAATGATCGAAATTAAACCTGTTGATGACTCCACGTCCCGGGAGATCGCCAGACGATTGCAGTCACTGCTGGATGTTGACTGGTTGATTTTCACCAGTGTTAACGGGGTCGGCGAATTCTTCCGGCATCTCTGGATGTCCGGAAAAGACTCACGGGCGATCGGCCATTGTTCCGTTGCTGCAATCGGAACTTCAACCGCTGAGGCTTTGGCAGAACGGGGAATTCGGGCAGACATCGTTCCACAGACGTTTCGAGCAGAGGCACTTGCGGACGCACTGGCGCCGGTGGTGGGAGGAAAGAAGGTACTCTGGGTGCGAGCGAACCGAGGTCGAGATATTCTGCCCACTGCTCTGAAACAGGCGGGTGCCAGCGTTGAAGACCTGGTGGTCTACCAGAATAACGATTGTCAGGCGATGAGCCCCGATATCTCACAACGCCTTCGGGATGGCACCCTGAACTGGATCGCGTTAAGCAGTCCGTCCATTGCAAAGCAATTCTTAAGAATGCTGCAGGAAGCTGGAATGAATGCGAACCAGCTTCGAGCAAAAATCGCAACGATCAGCCCCGTGACCACTGCAGCTGTTCAGTCCGCAGGAATGAACGTGGCCGTGGAAGCTGGCACCCACACGTGGGCCGGGATGATCCGTTCGATTTGTGAGTATCAACGCGAAGAATAA
- a CDS encoding ABC transporter ATP-binding protein, which produces MAVIELRDVSKTYDLGEVQVHALLPTTLSIEKGEYVALLGPSGSGKSTLMNTLGCLDRPTTGSYLLNGIEVATLSRNGRARIRNQHIGFVFQNFNLLARTSALENVELPLMYGPAMSGRTRRNLAKKMLELVGLGERLDHHPGQLSGGQQQRVAIARSLVNSPSILMGDEPTGNLDSKTSREVIGLFRQLNEEQQITIILVTHDLNVARHARRILVLRDGAIVTDTQSFDEAFESLHAFEAE; this is translated from the coding sequence ATGGCCGTCATTGAACTTCGGGACGTTTCAAAAACGTACGATCTTGGCGAAGTCCAGGTTCATGCGCTGCTGCCAACAACCCTGAGTATCGAAAAAGGTGAGTACGTCGCATTGCTTGGACCTTCCGGTTCGGGGAAGTCCACGCTGATGAATACGCTCGGCTGCCTGGATCGCCCAACGACGGGCAGCTATCTCCTGAACGGAATTGAAGTGGCCACACTGTCGCGCAACGGCCGAGCCCGAATTCGCAACCAGCATATTGGATTCGTTTTTCAGAATTTTAATCTGCTGGCCAGAACATCTGCGCTGGAAAACGTTGAGTTGCCACTGATGTACGGCCCGGCAATGTCCGGCCGGACCCGTAGGAATCTGGCGAAAAAGATGCTGGAACTGGTGGGGCTTGGCGAACGACTGGATCATCATCCGGGACAGCTCTCCGGTGGCCAGCAGCAGCGGGTGGCCATTGCACGGTCCCTCGTGAATTCACCCTCGATCCTGATGGGGGACGAACCCACCGGAAACCTGGACTCAAAAACAAGCCGAGAGGTCATTGGCCTGTTCAGGCAGCTCAACGAAGAACAACAAATCACGATCATCCTTGTGACGCACGATCTGAATGTCGCGCGGCACGCCAGGAGAATTCTGGTCCTGCGGGATGGGGCAATTGTGACAGATACACAGTCGTTTGACGAAGCCTTTGAATCGTTACACGCGTTCGAAGCGGAGTGA
- a CDS encoding TolC family protein — translation MVVIGATLMLLARPAVAQLGVDEQHTMQFALPEAYSRMHRLPSPAPVTVATPDVVSLESYLALDDAIRIALQHSEVVRVLTGQSASSSGSTIYDTAIATAAVDQSVAAFDPVFSANSIFRHNDLPTAATDPGDPLNAVIFGNQSGGTDLSAALSRKNRLGGVGEFKAIDNWTHNGRGGPLDSTHSPQLELSYTQPLLAGFGRPANEAPIVIAHLKQQQSYFQFKSSVQQLVQGVITAYWSLVQARTELWAREKQVEQAQQAYDLVAAKLRTGLGNLADVSQPKSALANFRASLLAARANVIQSEAALRNLLGLPPEDGHRLVPSTPPTRDRVQFHWEDLVRTAQSQRPDLVELNLVLMADQQTLVLRDNNARPTFNAQAIQRWNGLSGRALNGATVSSGPDQHNDWSLGFNFSVPLGLRSARASLRTAELQIAKDRAFIRQSLHQMEHELATSVRTLDSNFLQYEAFRESRQAARENLEVQLVQERLGRSIFLNVLQAITDWGTAVTSEARSLTAYNSQLASLEQSTGTILETHGIYFVQEQYGSIGAWGRCFEDDCYPESLRPAENLRRYPDSGKAAEQSFDLDNYPRRNPNAERLHLPEKPVDLPPDSPDSSALMNQVSPVTDQNTADRVTPSRSRFGFSSLRRLLPGKNGSH, via the coding sequence ATGGTAGTCATCGGCGCGACACTTATGTTGCTTGCCCGACCCGCTGTCGCTCAGTTAGGCGTCGACGAACAGCACACAATGCAATTCGCATTGCCCGAAGCCTATTCCCGGATGCATCGACTTCCATCCCCCGCGCCGGTCACTGTCGCAACACCCGATGTCGTATCTCTCGAATCTTACCTGGCCCTGGACGATGCAATCCGCATCGCGCTGCAGCATTCGGAAGTTGTTCGTGTTCTGACCGGACAATCGGCTTCTTCATCAGGCAGTACCATCTACGATACCGCGATCGCCACTGCCGCTGTTGATCAAAGCGTGGCAGCATTCGATCCCGTGTTTTCTGCCAACAGCATCTTTCGCCACAATGATCTTCCCACGGCTGCCACCGATCCCGGAGATCCGCTGAACGCTGTGATCTTCGGCAACCAGTCAGGTGGTACGGATCTGAGCGCTGCTCTGAGCAGGAAGAATCGCCTTGGCGGGGTCGGAGAATTCAAAGCGATCGACAACTGGACGCACAACGGCCGGGGTGGTCCGCTGGATTCAACCCACTCACCGCAACTTGAACTCAGCTACACACAACCATTGCTTGCCGGCTTCGGTCGCCCGGCCAACGAAGCTCCGATTGTGATTGCCCATCTGAAACAACAGCAATCGTATTTTCAGTTCAAGAGCAGCGTTCAGCAACTGGTTCAGGGGGTCATCACCGCCTATTGGTCTCTGGTTCAGGCACGTACGGAATTGTGGGCAAGAGAGAAACAGGTTGAACAGGCACAGCAGGCCTACGATCTGGTCGCTGCGAAGCTTCGAACAGGCCTTGGAAATCTGGCTGATGTATCTCAACCCAAATCTGCACTTGCGAATTTCCGCGCCAGTCTGCTGGCCGCCCGCGCCAACGTGATCCAGTCGGAGGCAGCACTGCGCAACCTTCTTGGATTACCGCCGGAAGACGGTCATCGCCTGGTGCCGTCGACTCCACCGACTCGTGATCGGGTCCAGTTCCACTGGGAGGATCTGGTTCGGACCGCTCAGTCCCAGCGCCCGGATCTGGTAGAGCTGAATCTGGTGCTCATGGCTGATCAGCAAACGCTGGTGCTAAGGGACAACAATGCCCGGCCAACATTCAATGCGCAGGCCATACAGCGATGGAACGGGCTGAGCGGCCGCGCACTTAACGGAGCAACCGTTTCCAGCGGACCGGATCAACACAACGACTGGAGCCTGGGATTCAATTTCTCTGTGCCACTCGGTTTGCGTTCAGCCAGAGCCAGTCTGAGGACGGCTGAACTTCAGATTGCAAAGGATCGGGCCTTTATTCGACAAAGCCTGCACCAGATGGAACACGAACTGGCAACGTCCGTTCGAACTCTCGATTCGAACTTTCTTCAGTACGAAGCATTCCGCGAAAGCCGACAGGCCGCGCGGGAAAACCTGGAGGTGCAGCTGGTTCAGGAGCGGCTTGGGCGGTCGATCTTTCTGAATGTGCTGCAGGCAATCACCGACTGGGGAACCGCGGTCACTTCGGAAGCGCGATCATTGACTGCCTACAATTCGCAACTGGCAAGCCTTGAACAATCAACGGGAACCATTCTCGAAACACATGGTATCTATTTCGTTCAGGAACAATACGGCAGCATTGGTGCATGGGGGCGTTGCTTTGAAGACGACTGCTATCCGGAATCGCTCCGCCCAGCCGAGAATCTCCGTCGCTACCCGGATTCCGGTAAAGCTGCTGAACAATCCTTTGATCTGGACAACTACCCACGGCGCAATCCCAATGCCGAACGCCTGCACCTTCCCGAAAAGCCTGTTGATCTGCCTCCAGATTCGCCGGATTCTTCCGCACTGATGAATCAGGTGTCACCAGTTACAGACCAAAACACAGCGGACCGAGTGACACCTTCAAGGTCACGCTTCGGCTTCTCCTCACTCCGGCGACTGCTTCCCGGGAAAAACGGAAGCCACTGA
- a CDS encoding thioredoxin family protein has translation MTVSANTPRPGHWTFSLFRCVILTCCLIPVISVDVLEAQSDADFASLKPGDQAADWKELMGTDDKPYSLEGFQKDVVVVCFTSNTCPYSVDYEDRMKALQKSFEDEGLSAQLISINSNGVRGDELEAMKKRAMEKQFNFPYLKDESQSVARSYGATYTPEFYVLNKDRTIVYRGAMDDQTDPSKATINYVQDAVRAAINGTLPKVSEIPARGCAVRYKRVRRSKQ, from the coding sequence ATGACTGTTTCTGCAAACACCCCCCGTCCCGGCCATTGGACGTTCTCCCTGTTCCGGTGCGTCATTCTGACCTGCTGTCTCATACCAGTCATTTCGGTTGACGTTCTGGAAGCACAATCGGACGCCGATTTTGCCTCTTTGAAACCCGGTGATCAGGCGGCCGACTGGAAGGAATTGATGGGCACGGACGACAAGCCCTATTCACTGGAAGGATTTCAGAAGGACGTCGTTGTGGTGTGTTTTACCAGCAATACGTGCCCGTATTCGGTGGACTACGAAGATCGCATGAAAGCGCTGCAGAAGTCATTCGAGGACGAGGGTCTCTCTGCTCAGTTGATCTCAATCAATTCGAATGGAGTCCGAGGCGACGAACTGGAAGCCATGAAGAAACGAGCAATGGAGAAGCAATTCAATTTCCCCTATCTCAAAGACGAATCCCAGTCCGTAGCGAGGTCATATGGTGCGACTTACACGCCTGAGTTCTACGTGCTGAACAAGGACCGGACCATTGTCTATCGTGGCGCGATGGATGATCAAACCGATCCTTCCAAAGCGACGATCAACTATGTTCAGGACGCCGTTCGTGCCGCGATCAACGGAACGCTGCCGAAGGTAAGCGAAATCCCGGCCCGAGGATGTGCGGTTCGATACAAAAGAGTACGCCGCAGCAAGCAGTGA
- a CDS encoding AAA family ATPase, which yields MSSPSTKTDSPNPGLDELFNRVNALLGNGDGNSDGGQRSASRDSNVYTPRQPQSMREIGIPPSMIEKIILKYLMQMGVETGRRIAGQLKLPFRLIEPMLKQMRQEKHIDLCGTTSTGDPEYTITEFGRDRARRYAEEGTYFGAVPVSLQDYTAGVAAQTIAGQIVTSDDLKRAFKGLIINQAMMNRLGPAINSGRGMFLFGEPGNGKTSIAERVTGAFGSNVWIPRAICIEGEIIRVYDPGVHEEVDETSQGGLLDSMDIDRRWVQIKRPTIIAGGELTMDELEVSQNPQSKICESPLQMKSNCGTLVIDDFGRQKMPVDMLLNRWIVPLEKRYDFLNLPSGKKIQVPFDQLIVFSTNLEPKDLVDGAFLRRIPYKIEVPDPSEAEFRELCKIMCKVMKFEFDADAIDYLVKTHYLAEDRPFRLCQPRDLLLQVKNYCQYHEMPLSLSREAFDAAVDNYFSAMS from the coding sequence GTGTCATCGCCTTCTACAAAAACGGATTCACCGAATCCAGGTTTGGATGAACTGTTCAACCGGGTCAATGCGTTGCTTGGCAACGGAGACGGGAACTCGGACGGCGGACAGCGTTCGGCATCACGCGATTCCAACGTTTATACTCCCCGCCAGCCTCAGTCGATGCGTGAAATTGGTATTCCGCCTTCGATGATCGAGAAGATCATCCTGAAGTATCTGATGCAAATGGGCGTGGAGACCGGTCGTCGAATCGCCGGCCAGCTGAAACTACCGTTCAGGCTCATCGAGCCGATGCTGAAGCAGATGCGGCAGGAGAAGCACATCGACTTGTGCGGCACGACATCAACTGGCGATCCCGAATACACAATCACAGAATTTGGACGCGACCGGGCACGACGCTACGCTGAGGAAGGCACGTATTTCGGAGCCGTTCCCGTTTCGCTACAGGACTACACCGCAGGAGTGGCAGCGCAGACGATTGCTGGTCAGATTGTGACCTCTGACGACCTGAAGCGGGCATTCAAAGGGCTGATCATTAACCAGGCGATGATGAATCGTCTCGGCCCGGCGATCAACTCCGGTCGCGGTATGTTTCTGTTCGGAGAACCGGGTAACGGCAAGACCAGTATTGCAGAAAGGGTCACCGGGGCGTTTGGTTCGAACGTCTGGATTCCCCGTGCAATTTGCATTGAAGGTGAAATCATCCGCGTCTATGACCCGGGTGTTCACGAAGAGGTGGATGAGACGAGCCAGGGTGGGCTCCTGGATTCAATGGATATCGATCGGCGCTGGGTGCAGATCAAACGTCCGACAATCATCGCCGGCGGCGAACTGACCATGGACGAACTGGAAGTCAGTCAGAATCCGCAGTCCAAAATCTGCGAATCGCCCCTGCAAATGAAGAGCAACTGCGGAACCCTGGTGATCGACGACTTCGGACGACAGAAAATGCCTGTCGATATGCTGTTGAATCGCTGGATCGTTCCTCTGGAAAAACGTTACGACTTCCTGAATCTGCCCAGCGGCAAGAAGATTCAGGTGCCGTTTGACCAGTTGATCGTATTCTCAACCAACCTGGAACCGAAGGACCTGGTTGACGGAGCGTTTCTGCGCCGAATTCCGTACAAGATTGAAGTTCCCGATCCGTCCGAAGCCGAATTTCGGGAGCTTTGTAAGATCATGTGCAAAGTCATGAAGTTCGAATTCGATGCGGATGCGATCGACTACCTGGTGAAGACACACTATTTGGCAGAAGACCGGCCATTCCGACTGTGTCAGCCGCGCGACCTGCTGCTCCAGGTTAAGAATTACTGTCAGTATCACGAAATGCCTCTCAGCCTTTCGCGAGAAGCTTTCGATGCGGCAGTGGACAACTACTTCTCTGCAATGTCCTGA
- a CDS encoding glucose 1-dehydrogenase — protein MRYSGRAVIVTGGSKGIGEGCSRVFCREGALVSVLARGADAGQKLADELNEKGPGRAIFISCDVGDHQQLHDAIEQTVKEFGRLDCVINNAGQHPPAMSLEETSVEFMERLMRINYLSTFAGAHYALPHLRKTKGTIVNISSMTAVLGQDKSSAYCATKGAQVSLTKALAKELGPEGIRVNAILPSNIDTPLMRDWAATLDDPESALERVSAMQVFGRMGTIEEMGEVALFLASDESSFITGQAIEAEGGASLDY, from the coding sequence ATGCGGTACAGCGGGCGAGCAGTCATTGTCACGGGAGGCAGCAAGGGAATCGGGGAAGGCTGCTCCCGAGTCTTCTGTCGCGAGGGTGCACTGGTCAGCGTTCTGGCGCGAGGGGCTGACGCAGGTCAGAAGCTGGCGGACGAATTAAATGAAAAGGGGCCCGGGCGAGCCATCTTTATTTCGTGTGATGTGGGTGACCACCAGCAGTTGCACGATGCCATCGAACAGACCGTAAAAGAGTTTGGCCGCCTCGACTGCGTAATTAACAACGCAGGGCAGCACCCACCCGCGATGTCGCTCGAAGAAACGTCCGTGGAGTTCATGGAGCGATTAATGCGAATTAACTACCTGAGCACATTTGCGGGAGCCCATTATGCGCTGCCACACTTGCGCAAAACCAAAGGGACCATCGTCAATATTTCGTCCATGACTGCGGTTCTGGGGCAGGATAAGTCCAGCGCTTACTGTGCAACCAAGGGAGCTCAGGTCAGCCTGACAAAGGCACTCGCGAAAGAACTGGGACCCGAAGGGATTCGCGTGAACGCAATTCTGCCCAGCAATATCGATACCCCGTTGATGCGTGACTGGGCCGCCACGCTCGACGACCCCGAATCCGCACTGGAACGCGTTTCGGCCATGCAGGTGTTCGGGCGGATGGGAACCATCGAGGAAATGGGCGAAGTCGCGCTGTTTCTGGCCTCCGACGAATCCAGCTTCATCACCGGTCAGGCAATTGAAGCGGAAGGTGGAGCCAGTCTCGACTACTAA
- a CDS encoding sugar phosphate isomerase/epimerase family protein — translation MKFALCHELYESIPWSEQCRLMAEAGYTGIEVAPFTISDDLATVPDAVFEDMKSVAQSHGLEIIGLHWLLARTSGFYLTSPDASVRAATADYLKLLARICAGLGGKVLVFGSPQQRSLLKGVTTEQAMQFAAEVFKMAMPEFEKHQVQLCMEPLTPKETDFINTCAQAVELMNMVGSPAMRLHQDVKAMLGGETDSIPHLIAQFKDVTAHFHVNDSNLLGPGMGDTDYRPIIRALLDSGYSGWVSVEVFDYKPGAQNIALQSIEYLKRILEEVQRADG, via the coding sequence ATGAAATTTGCACTTTGCCATGAACTTTATGAATCCATCCCATGGTCGGAACAATGTCGCCTGATGGCGGAGGCTGGCTACACCGGGATTGAGGTTGCTCCCTTCACAATTTCGGACGACCTCGCAACAGTGCCGGATGCAGTCTTTGAAGACATGAAGTCTGTCGCTCAAAGTCATGGACTGGAGATCATCGGGCTGCACTGGTTGCTGGCCAGGACCAGCGGATTCTACCTGACGTCACCGGATGCATCCGTTAGAGCAGCAACGGCTGATTATCTCAAGTTGCTGGCTCGCATCTGTGCCGGACTGGGAGGCAAAGTCCTTGTTTTCGGATCTCCACAGCAGCGGAGCCTCCTGAAGGGCGTAACAACCGAGCAGGCGATGCAGTTTGCTGCGGAGGTCTTCAAAATGGCCATGCCGGAGTTCGAAAAACATCAGGTTCAGCTGTGTATGGAACCCCTCACTCCAAAGGAAACCGACTTCATCAACACGTGTGCGCAGGCCGTTGAATTGATGAACATGGTCGGAAGCCCGGCGATGCGTCTGCATCAGGATGTGAAAGCCATGCTGGGCGGTGAAACAGACTCTATTCCGCATCTGATCGCTCAGTTCAAAGATGTGACGGCACATTTTCATGTGAACGACAGCAACCTGCTGGGCCCTGGAATGGGCGATACGGACTATCGACCAATCATTCGTGCGTTACTGGACTCCGGCTATTCAGGCTGGGTGTCTGTCGAGGTGTTTGATTACAAGCCAGGCGCTCAGAACATCGCGCTTCAGAGTATTGAATACCTGAAGCGCATCCTGGAAGAAGTGCAGCGCGCAGACGGGTGA
- a CDS encoding phytanoyl-CoA dioxygenase family protein, with the protein MEPLAGQFDDNGYAIVPQCLSPVIVQEMLRSIEEARQHPATLEAVSNRSGVYALRNLSDVIPNLQQLVQDPEVVRIVHSVIGHDAFMTRATLFDKTDGANWGVFWHQDLSIAVKARHEVEGFHAWTRKAGVLSVQPPAHLMGNVLAVRLHLDDCYAENGALKVLPGSHRNGRLCAVSLDSTVKLSNEVICEVSRGGAVLMNPLTLHASSPMTVPGHRRVIHLEFAAFDLPSPLQWQYRIPCR; encoded by the coding sequence ATGGAACCACTGGCTGGTCAATTTGACGACAATGGATATGCCATTGTGCCACAATGCCTGTCGCCTGTGATCGTGCAGGAAATGCTTCGGAGTATCGAAGAGGCACGTCAGCATCCAGCGACTCTCGAAGCGGTCTCCAACAGGAGTGGAGTTTACGCACTGCGCAATCTTTCGGATGTCATTCCGAACCTGCAACAACTTGTCCAGGACCCTGAGGTCGTACGTATTGTACATTCTGTCATCGGGCACGACGCCTTCATGACTCGAGCCACTCTTTTTGACAAGACTGATGGTGCGAACTGGGGGGTCTTCTGGCATCAGGACCTGTCCATCGCAGTCAAGGCGAGGCATGAAGTGGAAGGCTTTCATGCCTGGACAAGAAAGGCCGGGGTACTCAGTGTTCAACCTCCGGCGCATCTGATGGGTAACGTTTTGGCCGTGCGGCTTCATCTGGACGACTGCTATGCTGAAAATGGAGCACTGAAAGTACTACCCGGAAGCCATCGCAATGGGCGACTTTGTGCGGTCTCGCTGGATTCCACCGTTAAACTCAGCAACGAAGTGATCTGCGAAGTTTCTCGCGGCGGCGCGGTGTTGATGAATCCATTGACGCTCCATGCTTCGTCACCCATGACAGTCCCGGGGCACCGCAGAGTCATTCATCTCGAATTCGCGGCCTTCGATTTGCCGAGCCCACTGCAATGGCAGTATCGGATTCCCTGCCGCTGA